From the Hylaeus volcanicus isolate JK05 chromosome 4, UHH_iyHylVolc1.0_haploid, whole genome shotgun sequence genome, one window contains:
- the LOC128875850 gene encoding G protein-coupled receptor kinase 2 isoform X1, whose product MELENIVANTVYLKAREGGGDSNKGKSKKWRKILQFPHISQCIGLKDKLDIRYGYVVDQQPIGRLLFRQYCQDKKPSYHRYNLFLDSIEKYEIEMDENRTELAKDLFEQYLKREGSEVVDILNDSLIAQCEERLGTGGKELFVEIAQTVKNFLAGEPFSAFQTSFYFYRYLQWKWLEAQPVTCKTFRMYRVLGKGGFGEVCACQVRATGKMYACKKLEKKRIKKRKGEMMVLIEKNILQKINSKFVVSLAYAYETKDALCLVLTIMNGGDLKFHIYNMGGEPGFDINRARFYAAEVVCGLEHLHLQGIVYRDCKPENILLDDHGHVRISDLGLAVEITEGDMVRGRVGTVGYMAPEVIDNEKYTFSPDWFSFGCLLYEMIEGQAPFRARKEKVKREEVDRRVKEDMERYSTKFTEEAKSLCQQLLKKSPKNRLGCKCGRHGAKEVKLHGFFQCLNWKRVEAGMWEPPFVPDPHAVYAKDVLDIEQFSTVKGVNLDATDDTFYSKFNTGSVSIPWQYEMIETECFKELNVLGPNNTPTPDLLVNHPPPNNENRGCFPFRRQKKQSARTRQIPLSECHLLELSQSQNSEMPAS is encoded by the exons ATGGAGTTGGAGAATATCGTGGCGAACACTGTGTACCTGAAAGCGAGAGAAG GCGGTGGTGACAGCAACAAGGGTAAAAGCAAGAAATGGCGGAAGATACTTCAGTTCCCACACATCTCCCAGTGCATCGGCCTAAAAGATAAACTTG aCATCAGGTACGGGTATGTGGTGGACCAGCAGCCGATCGGGCGACTGTTGTTCAGGCAGTACTGCCAGGACAAGAAGCCATCCTACCATCGGTACAACCTCTTTCTGGACTCGATCGAGAAGTACGAGATCGAGATGGACGAGAATCGCACCGAGCTGGCCAAGGACCTGTTCGAGCAGTACCTGAAGAGAGAGGGCTCGGAGGTCGTCGACATCTTGAACGACTCCTTGATAGCTCAGTGCGAGGAACGACTCGGTACCGGTGGGAAGGAGCTCTTTGTCGAGATCGCGCAGACCGTGAAGAACTTCCTGGCGGGAGAGCCTTTTTCAGCTTTCCAAACTAGCTTCTATTTCTATAG GTACCTTCAGTGGAAGTGGCTGGAGGCGCAGCCTGTGACGTGCAAGACCTTTCGCATGTACAGGGTGCTCGGGAAGGGCGGTTTCGGCGAGGTCTGCGCTTGTCAAGTGCGCGCAACGGGGAAGATGTACGCGTGCAAGAAGCTGGAAAAAAAACGTATCAAGAAACGTAAAGGAGAGATGATGGTTCTGATCGAGAAGAACATACTGCAGAAGATCAACTCCAAGTTCGTGGTGTCGCTGGCATACGCCTACGAAACCAAGGACGCTCTGTGCCTGGTGCTGACGATCATGAACGGTGGCGACCTCAAGTTCCATATCTACAATATGGGCGGCGAACCAGGCTTCGATATAAACAGGGCGAGGTTTTACGCAGCGGAAGTTGTCTGCGGTTTGGAGCACCTGCATCTGCAAGGGATCGTCTACAGGGACTGCAAGCCGGAGAATATACTGCTGGACGATCACGGACACGTGAGGATATCGGACCTCGGGTTGGCCGTTGAAATTACTGAGGGAGACATGGTGAGGGGAAGAGTGGGCACGGTAGGCTACATGGCTCCAGAAGTGATCGACAATGAGAAGTACACATTTTCGCCAGATTGGTTCAGCTTCGGTTGTCTTTTGTACGAGATGATAGAAGGCCAGGCGCCGTTTCGCGCCAGGAAGGAGAAAGTGAAACGAGAAGAGGTGGATAGGAGAGTGAAGGAGGATATGGAGAGGTATTCGACCAAGTTCACCGAGGAAGCGAAGAGCCTCTGCCAACAGTTGTTGAAGAAGAGCCCGAAGAACAGGCTGGGATGCAAGTGCGGCAGACACGGCGCGAAGGAAGTGAAACTGCACGGCTTTTTTCAGTGCTTGAACTGGAAGAGGGTCGAGGCCGGTATGTGGGAACCGCCGTTTGTGCCGGAT CCACACGCCGTTTACGCTAAAGATGTATTGGACATTGAGCAGTTCTCGACGGTGAAAGGGGTCAATTTGGACGCCACGGACGACACCTTCTATAGTAAATTCAATACCGGCAGCGTGTCCATTCCTTGGCAGTACGAG ATGATAGAGACTGAGTGTTTTAAGGAACTGAACGTACTAGGTCCTAACAACACACCGACGCCTGATTTACTGGTAAATCATCCTCCGCCTAACAATGAGAACAGAGGCTGTTTTCCGTTTCGAAGACAG AAGAAGCAAAGCGCCCGGACAAGACAGATACCGTTATCAGAGTGCCATCTGCTGGAACTGTCCCAGAGTCAGAATTCAGAGATGCCAGCCAGCTGA
- the LOC128875850 gene encoding G protein-coupled receptor kinase 2 isoform X2, with the protein MDENRTELAKDLFEQYLKREGSEVVDILNDSLIAQCEERLGTGGKELFVEIAQTVKNFLAGEPFSAFQTSFYFYRYLQWKWLEAQPVTCKTFRMYRVLGKGGFGEVCACQVRATGKMYACKKLEKKRIKKRKGEMMVLIEKNILQKINSKFVVSLAYAYETKDALCLVLTIMNGGDLKFHIYNMGGEPGFDINRARFYAAEVVCGLEHLHLQGIVYRDCKPENILLDDHGHVRISDLGLAVEITEGDMVRGRVGTVGYMAPEVIDNEKYTFSPDWFSFGCLLYEMIEGQAPFRARKEKVKREEVDRRVKEDMERYSTKFTEEAKSLCQQLLKKSPKNRLGCKCGRHGAKEVKLHGFFQCLNWKRVEAGMWEPPFVPDPHAVYAKDVLDIEQFSTVKGVNLDATDDTFYSKFNTGSVSIPWQYEMIETECFKELNVLGPNNTPTPDLLVNHPPPNNENRGCFPFRRQKKQSARTRQIPLSECHLLELSQSQNSEMPAS; encoded by the exons ATGGACGAGAATCGCACCGAGCTGGCCAAGGACCTGTTCGAGCAGTACCTGAAGAGAGAGGGCTCGGAGGTCGTCGACATCTTGAACGACTCCTTGATAGCTCAGTGCGAGGAACGACTCGGTACCGGTGGGAAGGAGCTCTTTGTCGAGATCGCGCAGACCGTGAAGAACTTCCTGGCGGGAGAGCCTTTTTCAGCTTTCCAAACTAGCTTCTATTTCTATAG GTACCTTCAGTGGAAGTGGCTGGAGGCGCAGCCTGTGACGTGCAAGACCTTTCGCATGTACAGGGTGCTCGGGAAGGGCGGTTTCGGCGAGGTCTGCGCTTGTCAAGTGCGCGCAACGGGGAAGATGTACGCGTGCAAGAAGCTGGAAAAAAAACGTATCAAGAAACGTAAAGGAGAGATGATGGTTCTGATCGAGAAGAACATACTGCAGAAGATCAACTCCAAGTTCGTGGTGTCGCTGGCATACGCCTACGAAACCAAGGACGCTCTGTGCCTGGTGCTGACGATCATGAACGGTGGCGACCTCAAGTTCCATATCTACAATATGGGCGGCGAACCAGGCTTCGATATAAACAGGGCGAGGTTTTACGCAGCGGAAGTTGTCTGCGGTTTGGAGCACCTGCATCTGCAAGGGATCGTCTACAGGGACTGCAAGCCGGAGAATATACTGCTGGACGATCACGGACACGTGAGGATATCGGACCTCGGGTTGGCCGTTGAAATTACTGAGGGAGACATGGTGAGGGGAAGAGTGGGCACGGTAGGCTACATGGCTCCAGAAGTGATCGACAATGAGAAGTACACATTTTCGCCAGATTGGTTCAGCTTCGGTTGTCTTTTGTACGAGATGATAGAAGGCCAGGCGCCGTTTCGCGCCAGGAAGGAGAAAGTGAAACGAGAAGAGGTGGATAGGAGAGTGAAGGAGGATATGGAGAGGTATTCGACCAAGTTCACCGAGGAAGCGAAGAGCCTCTGCCAACAGTTGTTGAAGAAGAGCCCGAAGAACAGGCTGGGATGCAAGTGCGGCAGACACGGCGCGAAGGAAGTGAAACTGCACGGCTTTTTTCAGTGCTTGAACTGGAAGAGGGTCGAGGCCGGTATGTGGGAACCGCCGTTTGTGCCGGAT CCACACGCCGTTTACGCTAAAGATGTATTGGACATTGAGCAGTTCTCGACGGTGAAAGGGGTCAATTTGGACGCCACGGACGACACCTTCTATAGTAAATTCAATACCGGCAGCGTGTCCATTCCTTGGCAGTACGAG ATGATAGAGACTGAGTGTTTTAAGGAACTGAACGTACTAGGTCCTAACAACACACCGACGCCTGATTTACTGGTAAATCATCCTCCGCCTAACAATGAGAACAGAGGCTGTTTTCCGTTTCGAAGACAG AAGAAGCAAAGCGCCCGGACAAGACAGATACCGTTATCAGAGTGCCATCTGCTGGAACTGTCCCAGAGTCAGAATTCAGAGATGCCAGCCAGCTGA
- the LOC128875851 gene encoding Y+L amino acid transporter 2 isoform X2: protein MLHTYGTFKRMSKSGSIKDGEKGPYDAVPIAEKPSDEIKLEAKMSLMNGVTVIVGSIIGSGIFVSPTGVLTYTGSVNASLLVWIASGIFSTVGAYCYAELGCMIRKSGADYAYIMETFGPFMAFIRLWVECMIVRPCSQAIVALTFSIYVLKPVFPDCSPPDEATRILAACCICILAFINCWDVKWATRVQDIFTYAKLLALFIIIFAGGCQLFTGHTQYFTFENTNTEVTSIALSFYSGLFAYNGWNYLNFIIEELKDPVKNLPRAIGISCVLVTLVYVCANVAFYTTLSPVEVLGSEAVAVTFANRLFGMFAWTIPVFVALSTFGAVNGILLTSSRLFYAGACEGQMPEILTMIQTSRVTPTPAVICMALLSMVYLCSSDIYALINYVGFAAWLSIGVSVLCLPWLRWAQPNLPRPIKVNLFFPVIYIIATIFVTVVPMYASPVETGYGCLMILSSVPVYFIFIAWKNKPKFFQKGVLSVTKFLQKIMLVVGKPKAAQV, encoded by the exons ATGCTGCACACGTATGGAACTTTCA AGAGGATGTCGAAGTCGGGCAGCATCAAGGATGGCGAGAAGGGCCCGTACGACGCGGTCCCGATCGCCGAGAAACCCAGCGATGAGATCAAACTCGAAGCGAAGATGTCCCTGATGAACGGCGTGACCGTGATCGTCGGTTCCATTATCGGTTCTGGGATATTCGTTAGTCCCACTGGTGTCCTCACCTACACGGGTAGCGTGAACGCGAGCCTCCTGGTGTGGATAGCTTCCGGCATCTTCTCCACG GTGGGCGCATACTGTTACGCGGAGTTGGGATGCATGATCAGAAAGTCGGGCGCCGATTACGCGTATATCATGGAGACCTTCGGACCTTTCATGGCATTCATCAGACTCTGGGTCGAGTGTATGATAGTGCGGCCTTGTAGTCAAGCTATCGTGGCCTTGACCTTCAGCATTTATGTATTGAAACCAGTGTTTCCAGACTGCTCGCCACCGGACGAGGCGACGAGGATACTCGCTGCTTGCTGCATAT GTATCCTCGCGTTCATCAACTGCTGGGACGTGAAATGGGCGACAAGGGTGCAGGACATTTTCACGTACGCCAAGCTCCTGGCGTTGTTCATCATAATCTTCGCCGGAGGTTGTCAGCTGTTCACCG GGCACACGCAATATTTCACGTTCGAGAACACCAACACGGAAGTGACGTCGATAGCGCTGAGCTTTTATTCGGGTCTGTTCGCTTACAATGGTTGGAATTACTTGAATTTCATCATCGAAGAGCTGAAGGACCCCGTCAA aaacTTACCAAGAGCTATCGGAATTTCGTGCGTGCTCGTCACGCTTGTTTACGTTTGCGCAAACGTAGCCTTCTACACGACCTTGAGCCCCGTGGAGGTTCTGGGAAGCGAGGCAGTGGCAGTG ACCTTCGCCAATCGTCTCTTCGGCATGTTCGCCTGGACGATACCCGTGTTTGTGGCACTGTCGACGTTCGGAGCGGTAAATGGAATTCTTCTGACGTCCTCGCGACTCTTCTACGCCGGCGCCTGCGAGGGTCAGATGCCTGAAATATTGACCATGATTCAAACCTCGAGGGTCACCCCAACGCCGGCCGTTATCTGCATG GCCCTCTTGTCCATGGTGTACCTCTGTTCTTCCGACATCTATGCTCTGATCAATTATGTCGGCTTTGCTGCTTGG TTGAGCATAGGCGTCTCCGTGCTCTGTCTACCCTGGCTCAGATGGGCTCAACCGAATCTGCCTAGGCCCATTAAAGTGAACCTCTTCTTCCCAGTAATATACATTATTGCTACCATTTTCGTGACTGTTGTGCCTATGTACGCTAGCCCAGTGGAGACAG gatACGGCTGCCTAATGATCTTGTCGTCCGTGCCCGTGTACTTTATCTTCATCGCGTGGAAAAATAAGCCAAAGTTCTTCCAGAAAGGAGTCT TAAGCGTGACGAAGTTTCTGCAGAAGATAATGCTGGTGGTCGGCAAGCCGAAAGCCGCTCAGGTTTAA
- the LOC128875851 gene encoding Y+L amino acid transporter 2 isoform X4, with product MSKSGSIKDGEKGPYDAVPIAEKPSDEIKLEAKMSLMNGVTVIVGSIIGSGIFVSPTGVLTYTGSVNASLLVWIASGIFSTVGAYCYAELGCMIRKSGADYAYIMETFGPFMAFIRLWVECMIVRPCSQAIVALTFSIYVLKPVFPDCSPPDEATRILAACCICILAFINCWDVKWATRVQDIFTYAKLLALFIIIFAGGCQLFTGHTQYFTFENTNTEVTSIALSFYSGLFAYNGWNYLNFIIEELKDPVKNLPRAIGISCVLVTLVYVCANVAFYTTLSPVEVLGSEAVAVTFANRLFGMFAWTIPVFVALSTFGAVNGILLTSSRLFYAGACEGQMPEILTMIQTSRVTPTPAVICMALLSMVYLCSSDIYALINYVGFAAWLSIGVSVLCLPWLRWAQPNLPRPIKVNLFFPVIYIIATIFVTVVPMYASPVETGYGCLMILSSVPVYFIFIAWKNKPKFFQKGVLSVTKFLQKIMLVVGKPKAAQV from the exons ATGTCGAAGTCGGGCAGCATCAAGGATGGCGAGAAGGGCCCGTACGACGCGGTCCCGATCGCCGAGAAACCCAGCGATGAGATCAAACTCGAAGCGAAGATGTCCCTGATGAACGGCGTGACCGTGATCGTCGGTTCCATTATCGGTTCTGGGATATTCGTTAGTCCCACTGGTGTCCTCACCTACACGGGTAGCGTGAACGCGAGCCTCCTGGTGTGGATAGCTTCCGGCATCTTCTCCACG GTGGGCGCATACTGTTACGCGGAGTTGGGATGCATGATCAGAAAGTCGGGCGCCGATTACGCGTATATCATGGAGACCTTCGGACCTTTCATGGCATTCATCAGACTCTGGGTCGAGTGTATGATAGTGCGGCCTTGTAGTCAAGCTATCGTGGCCTTGACCTTCAGCATTTATGTATTGAAACCAGTGTTTCCAGACTGCTCGCCACCGGACGAGGCGACGAGGATACTCGCTGCTTGCTGCATAT GTATCCTCGCGTTCATCAACTGCTGGGACGTGAAATGGGCGACAAGGGTGCAGGACATTTTCACGTACGCCAAGCTCCTGGCGTTGTTCATCATAATCTTCGCCGGAGGTTGTCAGCTGTTCACCG GGCACACGCAATATTTCACGTTCGAGAACACCAACACGGAAGTGACGTCGATAGCGCTGAGCTTTTATTCGGGTCTGTTCGCTTACAATGGTTGGAATTACTTGAATTTCATCATCGAAGAGCTGAAGGACCCCGTCAA aaacTTACCAAGAGCTATCGGAATTTCGTGCGTGCTCGTCACGCTTGTTTACGTTTGCGCAAACGTAGCCTTCTACACGACCTTGAGCCCCGTGGAGGTTCTGGGAAGCGAGGCAGTGGCAGTG ACCTTCGCCAATCGTCTCTTCGGCATGTTCGCCTGGACGATACCCGTGTTTGTGGCACTGTCGACGTTCGGAGCGGTAAATGGAATTCTTCTGACGTCCTCGCGACTCTTCTACGCCGGCGCCTGCGAGGGTCAGATGCCTGAAATATTGACCATGATTCAAACCTCGAGGGTCACCCCAACGCCGGCCGTTATCTGCATG GCCCTCTTGTCCATGGTGTACCTCTGTTCTTCCGACATCTATGCTCTGATCAATTATGTCGGCTTTGCTGCTTGG TTGAGCATAGGCGTCTCCGTGCTCTGTCTACCCTGGCTCAGATGGGCTCAACCGAATCTGCCTAGGCCCATTAAAGTGAACCTCTTCTTCCCAGTAATATACATTATTGCTACCATTTTCGTGACTGTTGTGCCTATGTACGCTAGCCCAGTGGAGACAG gatACGGCTGCCTAATGATCTTGTCGTCCGTGCCCGTGTACTTTATCTTCATCGCGTGGAAAAATAAGCCAAAGTTCTTCCAGAAAGGAGTCT TAAGCGTGACGAAGTTTCTGCAGAAGATAATGCTGGTGGTCGGCAAGCCGAAAGCCGCTCAGGTTTAA
- the LOC128875851 gene encoding Y+L amino acid transporter 2 isoform X3, with translation MLHTYGTFKRMSKSGSIKDGEKGPYDAVPIAEKPSDEIKLEAKMSLMNGVTVIVGSIIGSGIFVSPTGVLTYTGSVNASLLVWIASGIFSTVGAYCYAELGCMIRKSGADYAYIMETFGPFMAFIRLWVECMIVRPCSQAIVALTFSIYVLKPVFPDCSPPDEATRILAACCICILAFINCWDVKWATRVQDIFTYAKLLALFIIIFAGGCQLFTGHTQYFTFENTNTEVTSIALSFYSGLFAYNGWNYLNFIIEELKDPVKNLPRAIGISCVLVTLVYVCANVAFYTTLSPVEVLGSEAVAVTFANRLFGMFAWTIPVFVALSTFGAVNGILLTSSRLFYAGACEGQMPEILTMIQTSRVTPTPAVICMALLSMVYLCSSDIYALINYVGFAAWLSIGVSVLCLPWLRWAQPNLPRPIKVNLFFPVIYIIATIFVTVVPMYASPVETGYGCLMILSSVPVYFIFIAWKNKPKFFQKGVCAVTKTLQKLMVVVGPKNK, from the exons ATGCTGCACACGTATGGAACTTTCA AGAGGATGTCGAAGTCGGGCAGCATCAAGGATGGCGAGAAGGGCCCGTACGACGCGGTCCCGATCGCCGAGAAACCCAGCGATGAGATCAAACTCGAAGCGAAGATGTCCCTGATGAACGGCGTGACCGTGATCGTCGGTTCCATTATCGGTTCTGGGATATTCGTTAGTCCCACTGGTGTCCTCACCTACACGGGTAGCGTGAACGCGAGCCTCCTGGTGTGGATAGCTTCCGGCATCTTCTCCACG GTGGGCGCATACTGTTACGCGGAGTTGGGATGCATGATCAGAAAGTCGGGCGCCGATTACGCGTATATCATGGAGACCTTCGGACCTTTCATGGCATTCATCAGACTCTGGGTCGAGTGTATGATAGTGCGGCCTTGTAGTCAAGCTATCGTGGCCTTGACCTTCAGCATTTATGTATTGAAACCAGTGTTTCCAGACTGCTCGCCACCGGACGAGGCGACGAGGATACTCGCTGCTTGCTGCATAT GTATCCTCGCGTTCATCAACTGCTGGGACGTGAAATGGGCGACAAGGGTGCAGGACATTTTCACGTACGCCAAGCTCCTGGCGTTGTTCATCATAATCTTCGCCGGAGGTTGTCAGCTGTTCACCG GGCACACGCAATATTTCACGTTCGAGAACACCAACACGGAAGTGACGTCGATAGCGCTGAGCTTTTATTCGGGTCTGTTCGCTTACAATGGTTGGAATTACTTGAATTTCATCATCGAAGAGCTGAAGGACCCCGTCAA aaacTTACCAAGAGCTATCGGAATTTCGTGCGTGCTCGTCACGCTTGTTTACGTTTGCGCAAACGTAGCCTTCTACACGACCTTGAGCCCCGTGGAGGTTCTGGGAAGCGAGGCAGTGGCAGTG ACCTTCGCCAATCGTCTCTTCGGCATGTTCGCCTGGACGATACCCGTGTTTGTGGCACTGTCGACGTTCGGAGCGGTAAATGGAATTCTTCTGACGTCCTCGCGACTCTTCTACGCCGGCGCCTGCGAGGGTCAGATGCCTGAAATATTGACCATGATTCAAACCTCGAGGGTCACCCCAACGCCGGCCGTTATCTGCATG GCCCTCTTGTCCATGGTGTACCTCTGTTCTTCCGACATCTATGCTCTGATCAATTATGTCGGCTTTGCTGCTTGG TTGAGCATAGGCGTCTCCGTGCTCTGTCTACCCTGGCTCAGATGGGCTCAACCGAATCTGCCTAGGCCCATTAAAGTGAACCTCTTCTTCCCAGTAATATACATTATTGCTACCATTTTCGTGACTGTTGTGCCTATGTACGCTAGCCCAGTGGAGACAG gatACGGCTGCCTAATGATCTTGTCGTCCGTGCCCGTGTACTTTATCTTCATCGCGTGGAAAAATAAGCCAAAGTTCTTCCAGAAAGGAGTCT GCGCCGTTACCAAAACATTGCAGAAGCTGATGGTAGTCGTCGGACCAAAGAATAAG TAA
- the LOC128875851 gene encoding Y+L amino acid transporter 2 isoform X1, which yields MLHTYGTFKRMSKSGSIKDGEKGPYDAVPIAEKPSDEIKLEAKMSLMNGVTVIVGSIIGSGIFVSPTGVLTYTGSVNASLLVWIASGIFSTVGAYCYAELGCMIRKSGADYAYIMETFGPFMAFIRLWVECMIVRPCSQAIVALTFSIYVLKPVFPDCSPPDEATRILAACCICILAFINCWDVKWATRVQDIFTYAKLLALFIIIFAGGCQLFTGHTQYFTFENTNTEVTSIALSFYSGLFAYNGWNYLNFIIEELKDPVKNLPRAIGISCVLVTLVYVCANVAFYTTLSPVEVLGSEAVAVTFANRLFGMFAWTIPVFVALSTFGAVNGILLTSSRLFYAGACEGQMPEILTMIQTSRVTPTPAVICMALLSMVYLCSSDIYALINYVGFAAWLSIGVSVLCLPWLRWAQPNLPRPIKVNLFFPVIYIIATIFVTVVPMYASPVETGYGCLMILSSVPVYFIFIAWKNKPKFFQKGVCAVTKTLQKLMVVVGPKNKVQNTL from the exons ATGCTGCACACGTATGGAACTTTCA AGAGGATGTCGAAGTCGGGCAGCATCAAGGATGGCGAGAAGGGCCCGTACGACGCGGTCCCGATCGCCGAGAAACCCAGCGATGAGATCAAACTCGAAGCGAAGATGTCCCTGATGAACGGCGTGACCGTGATCGTCGGTTCCATTATCGGTTCTGGGATATTCGTTAGTCCCACTGGTGTCCTCACCTACACGGGTAGCGTGAACGCGAGCCTCCTGGTGTGGATAGCTTCCGGCATCTTCTCCACG GTGGGCGCATACTGTTACGCGGAGTTGGGATGCATGATCAGAAAGTCGGGCGCCGATTACGCGTATATCATGGAGACCTTCGGACCTTTCATGGCATTCATCAGACTCTGGGTCGAGTGTATGATAGTGCGGCCTTGTAGTCAAGCTATCGTGGCCTTGACCTTCAGCATTTATGTATTGAAACCAGTGTTTCCAGACTGCTCGCCACCGGACGAGGCGACGAGGATACTCGCTGCTTGCTGCATAT GTATCCTCGCGTTCATCAACTGCTGGGACGTGAAATGGGCGACAAGGGTGCAGGACATTTTCACGTACGCCAAGCTCCTGGCGTTGTTCATCATAATCTTCGCCGGAGGTTGTCAGCTGTTCACCG GGCACACGCAATATTTCACGTTCGAGAACACCAACACGGAAGTGACGTCGATAGCGCTGAGCTTTTATTCGGGTCTGTTCGCTTACAATGGTTGGAATTACTTGAATTTCATCATCGAAGAGCTGAAGGACCCCGTCAA aaacTTACCAAGAGCTATCGGAATTTCGTGCGTGCTCGTCACGCTTGTTTACGTTTGCGCAAACGTAGCCTTCTACACGACCTTGAGCCCCGTGGAGGTTCTGGGAAGCGAGGCAGTGGCAGTG ACCTTCGCCAATCGTCTCTTCGGCATGTTCGCCTGGACGATACCCGTGTTTGTGGCACTGTCGACGTTCGGAGCGGTAAATGGAATTCTTCTGACGTCCTCGCGACTCTTCTACGCCGGCGCCTGCGAGGGTCAGATGCCTGAAATATTGACCATGATTCAAACCTCGAGGGTCACCCCAACGCCGGCCGTTATCTGCATG GCCCTCTTGTCCATGGTGTACCTCTGTTCTTCCGACATCTATGCTCTGATCAATTATGTCGGCTTTGCTGCTTGG TTGAGCATAGGCGTCTCCGTGCTCTGTCTACCCTGGCTCAGATGGGCTCAACCGAATCTGCCTAGGCCCATTAAAGTGAACCTCTTCTTCCCAGTAATATACATTATTGCTACCATTTTCGTGACTGTTGTGCCTATGTACGCTAGCCCAGTGGAGACAG gatACGGCTGCCTAATGATCTTGTCGTCCGTGCCCGTGTACTTTATCTTCATCGCGTGGAAAAATAAGCCAAAGTTCTTCCAGAAAGGAGTCT GCGCCGTTACCAAAACATTGCAGAAGCTGATGGTAGTCGTCGGACCAAAGAATAAGGTTCAGAATACACTCTAA